A section of the Humulus lupulus chromosome 2, drHumLupu1.1, whole genome shotgun sequence genome encodes:
- the LOC133813983 gene encoding uncharacterized protein LOC133813983, translating into MESSLGMALKSVLALHRSIARSKAQLEDMRGEHQAALAAHQTSLQTTQQKEKEAKDALAAVQAELEEARPKLQEAEATKAVLAAALVELDSAKAGAEEAKAALETEKAASNTAMEDMLYHCWAYNPDGDFSFLGADGEVFLEGFKARLQQEAPSETWEAPIVAEQEGETVTSARQPGGA; encoded by the exons atggaatcttcattgggcatggccctaaag agcgtcttggcccttcaccggagcatagccaggtccaaggcccagctcgaggatatgaggggcgagcatcaggcggcTTTGGCCGCCCATCAGACTTCCTTGCAGACGACCCAACAGAAGGAAAAGGAAGCCAAGGATGCTCTGGCGGCCgtacaggccgagctggaagaagcccgtcccaagcttcaagaggccgaggctaccaaagcCGTCCTCGCTGCCGCGCTGGTCGAGCTAGACTctgcgaaggctggggccgaggaggctaaggccgccttggaaaCGGAGAAGGCAGCATCCaacaccgccatggaggacatgctctaccattgttgggcctataACCCGGATGGCGACTTCTCATTCTTAGGAGCGGACGGGGAGGTCTTCctggaggggttcaaagctcgcctccagcaggaggcaccttctgagaccTGGGAGGCACCCATCgtagccgagcaggagggcgagacagtGACCTCCGCGAGGCAGcctggtggagcttag